The following are encoded together in the Vigna angularis cultivar LongXiaoDou No.4 chromosome 9, ASM1680809v1, whole genome shotgun sequence genome:
- the LOC108346609 gene encoding uncharacterized protein LOC108346609, producing the protein MVTTRNMEEQSTRDLIRELQAQIEAQAQIIQAHAHTQQEMRRKHEGEMRALRAEREPPERSATNRENANEASHNYVSPNGRAKGEPTPLQVARPTSLLPFTITIMQTPMPERTPPVLDKYDGSADPDNHLRTFSNSMAFYTDSDPIMCRAFSLSLKEEALEWYHTLPPNSVDCFATVEDLFRRQYASNRKQEVTPVDLINTKQEKGETLKAFMKRYTETARRVREVDQSFIINNLPSCMRPGYFAEKLYARPPKTMEELQDRTTEFIRMEEMRLTQKKRQQEGDTGGSGKDGKRPFGNNDKNREFPRPFKFHHYTTLNAPRAKVLEEAFRAELITPLRKSSPRNADERRSCQYHQNHGHNTEDCITLKNEIENLIRAGHLRRYIKEARYDPPKEGYSRRNPDRSSRKDERRHGYSRSPSRSREQSLRGVIN; encoded by the coding sequence ATGGTAACCACAAGAAATATGGAGGAGCAGAGTACCAGAGATTTAATAAGAGAGTTGCAGGCCCAGATTGAAGCACAGGCGCAGATTATACAAGCGCATGCACACACTCAGCAAGAGATGCGGCGGAAGCATGAGGGGGAGATGAGGGCGCTAAGGGCCGAACGGGAACCTCCCGAGCGGTCCGCCACGAATCGGGAAAACGCCAATGAGGCAAGCCACAATTATGTCAGTCCGAACGGTCGAGCTAAAGGGGAACCGACACCCTTGCAGGTCGCCCGACCAACCAGTCTATTGCCTTTCACGATAACGATCATGCAGACGCCAATGCCTGAAAGGACTCCCCCCGTATTAGATAAGTATGATGGTTCGGCTGATCCGGACAACCATTTAAGAACGTTCAGTAATTCAATGGCATTCTATACAGACAGTGACCCTATCATGTGTAGAGCATTCTCATTGTCACTAAAGGAAGAGGCCTTGGAATGGTACCATACTCTTCCTCCCAACTCAGTGGATTGCTTCGCTACTGTGGAAGACCTCTTTAGGAGACAATATGCGTCCAATCGAAAACAGGAGGTAACACCAGTGGATTTAATAAACACTAAGCAGGAGAAaggagaaactttgaaggcctTTATGAAGAGATATACTGAAACAGCGCGACGAGTTAGAGAGGTAGatcaatcttttattattaataatctgCCTTCGTGTATGAGACCAGGATATTTTGCGGAGAAATTGTATGCACGGCCGCCAAAAACGATGGAGGAACTCCAAGACCGAACAACTGAATTCATCCGAATGGAGGAAATGCGCTTGACGCAGAAGAAGCGACAGCAAGAAGGAGATACAGGCGGAAGTGGAAAGGACGGCAAACGACCGTTCGGCAATAACGATAAGAATAGAGAGTTTCCCAGGCCATTCAAGTTTCATCATTATACGACACTCAATGCACCCAGAGCAAAGGTTCTTGAAGAAGCCTTTAGAGCGGAACTTATCACACCTTTAAGGAAGTCATCTCCAAGAAATGCAGACGAAAGAAGAAGTTGCCAGTATCACCAAAACCATGGACATAATACAGAAGACTGCATCacgttaaaaaatgaaatagagaATCTTATCAGGGCAGGACATCTACGAAGGTATATAAAGGAAGCAAGATACGACCCCCCTAAGGAGGGATATTCGAGAAGGAACCCCGACCGGTCGAGCAGGAAAGACGAACGACGGCATGGCTATAGTCGCAGTCCCAGTCGTAGTCGGGAACAGTCGCTTCGTGGAGTGATTAACTAA